The following proteins are encoded in a genomic region of Ctenopharyngodon idella isolate HZGC_01 chromosome 12, HZGC01, whole genome shotgun sequence:
- the LOC127523955 gene encoding E3 SUMO-protein ligase ZBED1-like, with protein MVPTIYPPSKRVKSEFWKYFGFQKNAEGLLVEDSFPLCKTCGWKVAVKHGYSSNMFAHLRDNHPVQFREIKSTHASSSAGSSSAEAILQPTVKEAFQHQASYGPSSHRAKEINHAIAYYIAKDMIPIHTVGKPGFQKLMKTTVPLYKSPSEKFFSKTELPRMYNSLKEEVGKHIAQGKWYAATTDLWTSSGGSGHPYISFTIHYLLDWKLQTNCLETQFFPEDHTADNIREFFDNMLQEWGINKERLVSVTTDNATNMKKAFESDTTFPCQWFGCFGHNLNLAISKALKNQRVDTAIRACRHLVQVFSRSWKRRRELRNKQEALNIPQRSLIHDVVTQWGSTQKMLQRFIEQQQAVCAVLATERGAWHLVPKDADIAVIK; from the exons ATGGTGCCAACGATTTATCCCCCTTCTAAAAGGGTGAAGTCAGAGTTTTGGAAATATTTTGGGTTCCAAAAAAATGCAGAGGGATTGCTGGTTGAAGACAGTTTCCCTTTGTGTAAGACATGTGGATGGAAAGTGGCAGTGAAACACGGGTACTCGTCTAACATGTTCGCTCATCTCCGTGACAACCATCCAGTCCAATTCAGAGAGATAAAG AGTACCCATGCATCTAGCAGTGCTGGTTCATCTTCAGCTGAAGCCATTCTTCAGCCAACAGTCAAAGAGGCATTCCAGCATCAGGCTTCATATGGACCTTCATCTCACCGGGCCAAAGAGATCAATCATGCCATAGCATATTATATTGCTAAGGACATGATACCAATTCACACTGTAGGAAAACCAGGATTTCAGAAACTGATGAAGACCACAGTTCCACTTTACAAAAGTCCCTCAGAGaagtttttctcaaaaacagaATTACCCAGAATGTATAACAGTCTAAAAGAGGAAGTTGGCAAGCATATAGCCCAGGGAAAATGGTATGCGGCAACCACTGACCTGTGGACCAGCAGTGGAGGAAGCGGACATCCATACATCAGCTTCACCATCCACTACCTCTTAGACTGGAAACTTCAAACAAATTGCCTGGAAACACAGTTCTTTCCAGAAGACCACACTGCTGACAATATCAGAGAATTTTTTGATAACATGTTGCAAGAGTGGGGCATCAACAAAGAGCGTCTTGTCAGTGTTACAACCGATAATGCTACAAACATGAAAAAGGCCTTTGAGAGTGACACCACCTTCCCCTGCCAGTGGTTTGGATGTTTTGGCCACAACTTGAATCTAGCCATTTCTAAAGCTCTGAAAAATCAGAGGGTGGACACAGCAATCCGAGCTTGTCGACATTTGGTGCAGGTATTTTCAAGAAGCTGgaagagaagaagagagctcAGAAATAAACAAGAGGCCTTAAACATCCCTCAGAGGTCGCTTATCCATGATGTAGTCACTCAATGGGGATCAACTCAGAAAATGCTGCAgaggtttattgaacaacagcAGGCAGTCTGTGCTGTACTGGCAACTGAGAGAGGGGCATGGCATTTGGTGCCAAAGGATGCAGATATTGCAGTTATTAAGTAA